A window of Dromiciops gliroides isolate mDroGli1 chromosome X, mDroGli1.pri, whole genome shotgun sequence contains these coding sequences:
- the LOC122734027 gene encoding structural maintenance of chromosomes protein 6-like: MAQRREDQMPPATKEQRSLRPRPKGDSKEKQKIFFPGASLEGAASHSASGEIGIIESIQLENFMCHAMLGPVKLGPNVNFIVGYRGKSALLMALYLGLGGKYVGPSLGEFVKDGEVSATISIILRNRGHNAFKSEVYGASIIIQQSISISGSASYKLKDQAGNLISSKKVELMAIVDHFNIQVDNPACILPQEMGRQLLETKSDAERYKFLLKATQLEQRQKEYSEILERKTHCQDEIDQVKKQLEEFRCKDIAIEEHIQKMVALRQKLEDLKHEMAWALVSETERDLSDMISKINIGDQHTVVLNQKLEASKAKFNESEKKYRGILEKIQKLKEEAAKLGPKCIEAKEDVKTTDRAHSKAEAFYKLSQNELNELEKVAVQIHNKIEDLKKSLELAELEKQEKINMLKEKSKNFKDQEDSLVQDIEHLHQAIQKYDEEQSQIRKEESYMQQILDYKQQQLNQLKEYKFDPLKRFGSQIPALLEAIEDAYRQGQFTFKPIGPLGACIRLRDPEFALAIESCLKDLLLVFFCDNNKDEQVLQELMKRFYPLGFLQPQIIVSSFECELYDVTDKAAYHPEFPTVLTALEIDSPVVANTLIDMKSIESVLLIKSNSLACTVMQSQEPPKNCSKVLTACGDEVFENHYYSCGESRPTYLGDVEIEISHLEKEIESKMAQLLVFQQHESSLEKDVKKNQEIVNSHNQHLKEIKIRVLNITSEIRDLEDEDKSQSIGISVLEEEAQEIKEEMKEIEEKMKVQKKERDCLRQLKMDTEQRHKEFKLKCNQVSEFIESLTEEQNQTALEMNTQRKSVLYYEKWLEQHLNPLQVKKEELAMKKRELEKETTMAKYVCSERKEVTKSTTFIDGEMIVLKKTIQTEECTHGTQEEIRKQHEEVKESCLALDGKVKNLKKRIKKLDKMFKKRSATYQNYKKSLSLQCKLYFHNLLSQWSFCGEIQLDHKKETLSIAVQHREGSSTDFSDIQAFSGDVHYFSNFLFILTLWHITESPFRCLDAFDVYIDRHHRKIAMNMILRIADFEQHRQFILLTPQYMSSLPPSPLIEILEIPDPEEDKMTLPFQALNPEEEDKKKCSLATASETAEGPASFTAAKAAKEPESKVVVKVLGTVRWFYQLK; the protein is encoded by the coding sequence ATGGCTCAGAGGAGAGAGGATCAGATGCCCCCAGCTACCAAGGAGCAGCGAAGCTTAAGGCCAAGGCCAAAGGGTGActcaaaagagaaacagaagattTTCTTTCCGGGTGCGTCTCTTGAAGGCGCTGCTTCTCATTCGGCCTCAGGGGAGATTGGCATCATTGAGAGTATCCAGCTGGAGAACTTTATGTGCCATGCCATGCTGGGGCCGGTGAAATTGGGGCCCAATGTCAACTTCATAGTGGGATACAGGGGCAAGAGTGCGTTGCTGATGGCTCTCTACCTCGGGCTTGGTGGAAAATACGTAGGACCGTCTTTGGGAGAGTTTGTGAAAGATGGAGAGGTTTCAGCCACCATCTCCATCATATTAAGGAACAGAGGACATAATGCTTTCAAATCTGAGGTGTATGGAGCCTCCATAATCATACAGCAGAGCATCAGTATAAGTGGGTCTGCAAGTTACAAACTAAAAGACCAAGCAGGAAATCTGATTTCCTCTAAGAAAGTAGAGCTGATGGCCATTGTTGATCATTTCAATATACAGGTAGATAATCCAGCATGTATTTTACCACAAGAGATGGGCAGGCAGTTATTGGAGACCAAAAGTGATGCTGAGAGATACAAGTTCCTTCTGAAAGCAACCCAGCTTGAACAGAGGCAAAAAGAGTACTCAGAAATTTTGGAGAGAAAAACTCATTGCCAGGATGAGATAGATCAAGTTAAAAAACAGCTTGAGGAGTTCAGATGTAAGGACATAGCAATAGAGGAACATATTCAGAAGATGGTTGCCTTGAGACAGAAATTAGAAGATTTAAAACATGAAATGGCTTGGGCACTAGTGAGtgaaactgaaagagaccttagtgaTATGATTAGTAAAATAAATATTGGAGACCAACATACTGTTGTATTAAATCAGAAACTGGAGGCCTCAAAGGCCAAATTTAATGAATCAGAAAAGAAGTATAGAGGCATTCTTGAGAAGATacagaaattaaaagaagaagcagctaaatTAGGGCCCAAATGCATTGAAGCAAAAGAAGACGTCAAGACAACAGACAGGGCCCATAGTAAAGCAGAGGCTTTCTATAAACTTTCCcaaaatgaattgaatgaattagAAAAAGTTGCAGTACAGATTCATAACAAAATTGAAGACCTGAAAAAGAGTCTGGAACTAGCAGAGttggaaaaacaggaaaaaattaacATGTTGAAGGAAAAATCAAAGAACTTTAAGGATCAAGAAGATTCACTTGTTCAAGATATAGAGCACCTCCATCAAGCTATACAAAAATATGATGAAGAACAGTCTCAAATTAGAAAAGAAGAGTCATACATGCAGCAAATACTGGattacaaacaacaacagctaaaCCAATTGAAAGAGTATAAATTTGACCCACTAAAACGATTTGGATCACAGATCCCAGCCCTTCTTGAAGCAATAGAGGATGCCTATAGACAGGGGCAATTTACCTTTAAGCCTATAGGCCCACTAGGAGCTTGCATTCGTCTCCGAGACCCTGAATTTGCTTTGGCTATTGAGTCCTGCTTAAAGGATcttcttcttgtctttttttgtgaCAACAACAAAGATGAGCAAGTCCTTCAAGAGCTGATGAAAAGGTTTTATCCATTAGGCTTTCTACAACCACAGATTATCGTATCATCATTTGAGTGTGAGCTGTATGATGTCACAGACAAAGCAGCTTATCACCCAGAATTTCCAACAGTTCTCACAGCTTTAGAAATAGACAGTCCAGTAGTGGCCAATACTTTGATTGACATGAAGAGCATAGAGTCAGTGCTGCTTATTAAAAGTAACTCTTTGGCCTGTACAGTGATGCAAAGTCAGGAACCCCCCAAGAACTGTAGCAAAGTTTTAACTGCCTGTGGTGATGAAGTATTTGAGAATCATTATTACTCATGCGGAGAATCAAGACCTACTTACTTAGGTGATGTGGAAATAGAAATAAGtcatttggagaaagaaatagaaagtaaaatggcACAGTTGTTAGTGTTTCAGCAACATGAGTCTTCACTTGAAAAGGATGTCAAAAAGAATCAAGAAATTGTTAATAGTCATAAtcaacatttaaaagaaataaagatcagAGTATTAAATATCACTTCAGAAATAAGAGATCTTGAGGATGAAGATAAAAGTCAGTCAATAGGTATCTCTGTTCTGGAAGAGGAAGCTCaagaaattaaagaagagatgaaagagattgaggaaaagatgaaagttcaaaagaaagagagagattgttTAAGACAATTGAAAATGGATACtgaacagagacacaaagagttTAAGTTGAAATGTAATCAAGTTTCAGAGTTCATAGAATCCCTTACAGAAGAACAAAACCAGACCGCTTTAGAAATGAACACCCAACGCAAATCTGTGCTGTATTATGAAAAATGGCTTGAGCAACACCTGAATCCTCTCCAAGTGAAAAAAGAAGAGCTGGCAATGAAAAAGAGAGAACTTGAGAAGGAGACTACTATGGCCAAATACGTCTGCTCTGAGCGTAAAGAAGTGACAAAATCTACCACTTTTATTGATGGAGAAATGATTGTGTTAAAAAAGACCATACAAACAGAAGAATGTACTCATGGAACCCAAGAAGAAATAAGGAAGCAGCATGAAGAAGTAAAAGAAAGTTGTCTTGCTCTAGACGGTAAAGTGAAGAATTTGAAAAAGCGTATTAAAAAACTTGATAAGATGTTTAAAAAGAGATCTGCAACATACCAGAATTATAAAAAGAGTCTTTCTTTACAATGCAAATTGTATTTTCACAACTTACTATCTCAGTGGTCTTTCTGTGGAGAGATACAATTGGATCATAAGAAAGAGACCCTTTCTATAGCAGTCCAGCATAGAGAAGGAAGCAGCACTGATTTTAGTGACATTCAAGCCTTCTCAGGAGATGtacattatttttcaaatttcttaTTCATTCTTACTTTATGGCACATCACAGAATCACCCTTCAGATGTCTGGATGCATTTGATGTCTACATAGACAGGCACCATAGAAAAATTGCCATGAATATGATCCTCAGGATTGCAGATTTCGAGCAACACCGGCAGTTCATCCTGCTTACTCCACAATACATGAGCTCTCTTCCTCCAAGTCCATTAATTGAAATACTCGAAATTCCAGACCCTGAAGAAGACAAAATGACCCTGCCTTTCCAAGCACTCAatccagaagaagaagataaaaaa